A stretch of DNA from Allomeiothermus silvanus DSM 9946:
GGGCTCGCTGGCCTCCCGTGCGGCTATCGAGGGGGCGGGGAAGCGCAACGACTTGGTGCTGGTGCTCGAGGCCCCCATGGGCAATGGCGACCTCAAGGTGGCCCGCAAGGGGGTGGGGCAGTACCGGCTCACCGCTCACGGCAAGGCCGCCCACCAGGGGGTTGAACCGGAGAAGGGGGTCAACGCCATCGTGGAGCTTGCCCACCAGATCGCCCAGGTTGTGGCCTTGCAGGACTGGGAAAAAGGCACCACCCTAGGCCCCAACGTGGTGCAGGGGGGTACGGTGAGCAACGTGGTGCCCGACGAAGCCCAGGTGCTGATTGACCTGAGGGTCTGGCAGATGGGCGAGGCAAAGCGCATAGAGGGTGCCCTCCGGGCGCTACAGCCCCACCTGCCAGGGGCACGCCTGAGCCTCGAGGGGGGGATCAACCGCCCGCCGATGGAGCCCAGTGAAGCCTCCCTGCGACTTTTTGAGCGGGCTAGGCGCGTCGGTGCACAGCTAGGGCTCAACCTGGGCGCGGGCTGGGTAGGTGGCGGATCGGACGGGAACTTCACCGCGGCCCTGGGGGTTCCCACCCTGGACGGGCTGGGCCTTTTCGGGGCCGATGCCCACCAGAAGACCGAGCGGGTAGCGGTTTCGCAGATTCCCCAGCGGGTGGCGCTGCTGGCGGGCTTGCTGGAGGATCTGGTGGCCGATGTATGAACCCGGACAAACACATGTGAGACTCTAAGCTGGGATAAAAAGAGGGGAACCGACCAGGAAAGGAGGTTCCCCAGGTGCAGTTTACCACCGTTGGCCGAGAGATATGGAGAGGCGCTAGACAAGCACAGAGGCTGGCCGAGGCCAACGCAAGCGACCCAGAGGTCCAGGAACGTCTGCGCAAGCTCCGACTGGTCAAAGCCCTGCGTGAAAGTAAAAAGAGCTGGAAGGAGATCCAGGACCTGGTCGGGATCAGCCGGGCCACCTACCACCGCTGGCAAAAAGCCCTAAAAGAAAAGGGCCTGGCTGGACTCAAACCCCGCTCCCGCCGCCCTAAGCACCTGCGCACAAAGGTCCACTGGACCCCAGGGCTGCTCATTAGAATAGAAACTCTCCGCAAGGAAAACCCCACCTGGGGACGCTGGTCCATCTGGCTTACCCTCCGCAAGGAGGGTTTCCAGATGAGCGAACGCACGGTGGGGCGCATCCTGGCCTACCTGGAGAAGCACCGACGTATCGAGAGCGTGGCCGGCTACCTGGCCCGGACTCAAAGAGGGAAGCTAAAGCGAAGGGTAAACCGGCCCTACGCCAAAAGGAAGCCCCGAGGATACGAGGCCAGGGCTCCTGGGGACCTGGTCCAGGTGGACACCCTCACCCTGACCTTAGGACCGGGAAGCATGGTCAAGCACTTCTCGGCGATTGACCTCCATAGCCGGTTTGTCCTGGCGGAGGTGCACAGCCGGGCCACGGCTAAGCTTTCTGAGGGGTTCTTGTCCTTGCTTCTGGCCAGGGCCCCTTTTCCCATCCGGGCCATCCAGGTGGATGGGGGCAGCGAGTTCATGGCCGAGTTTGAGGAGGCCTGCTGTGCTCTGGGGATTGCCTTGTTTGTGCTACCGCCGAGGAGTCCTAAACTCAATGGTCACGTGGAGCGGATGCAGCGGACCTTCAAGGAGGAGTTCTACACCCGGCCTTTGCCCACCCCGCTCAGCGAGCTGCAGGCAGAGCTGGATACCTACCTGGACTACTACAACCGCCGAAGGCCTCACATGGCCCTGGGGGGTCTTGCTCCGCTGGAGTTTTTGGCTAAGATGCAAGAGGAGTCGGTTCCTCAAAGAGTCTCAAATGTGTTGACCGATTACAATGTATATACGAAATAAGCGGATCAGTGTATACTTGGTCTGTGGCTACCACCAAGGTCTTCAAAAGCGGTAACTCTCAGGCAGTGCGCATTCCCAAGAAATTTCAGTTCGCCGAGGAGGAGGTAGAAATCTTTAGACGTGGGGATGAAATCGTGCTGCGGCCCAGAAAACGCAGCTTGGCTGAGCTTATACGGGGGCTTCCCAAAGCTTCGGATGACTTTTTCGCCGAGGGCCGCCATGATCCATCGCCCCAAAAACAGGAATCCCTAGATGAATCCCATCAACGATGAAGTATCTGCTGCATACTGATATCTGCATCCACCTTTTGCGATCGCAGGAAGTACATCTCGAACCGCTTGAGCGCTTAACTCCGGGCGATGTGGGGATGTCGGCAGTCACCGCGGGTGAGCTGATCTTTGGCGCATATAAGAGCCAGCGGGTAGAGGAAAACCTGATCGCCGCTCGGGCTTTGCAAGAAGCCATTCCGGTAGTCGCACTGACGACGCAAACCGCCGAGGCCTACGGCCTTATCCGGTCTGTGCTGGAGCGTAAAGGTACGCCTATTGGGGCCAACGATCTGTGGATCGCCGCCCATGCTCTATCCCTTGGGCTCACCCTGGTCACCCGCAACACCCGTGAATTCAGCCGAGTCGAGGGGCTACGCGTGGAGCACTGGTTATGAAGCAACTGAGCCCATCAGCGCAAAAAGTCCAAGACGTTTTACGCCAGCGTGGCTTCGGCCACCTCGAGGTCCTCGAGCACGCCCGCTCCACCCGCACCGCCCAAGAGGCTGCTGACGCGGTGGGCACCTCGGTAGGCCAGATCGTCAAATCCCTGATCTTCAAAGGGGCCCAGTCCGGCAAGCCCTATCTGCTGCTGGTGAGCGGGCCTAACCGGGTGCACGAGGCCAAGGTGGCGGAGGTCATCGGAGAACCCCTGGAGCGGGCTGACCCCGACTTCGTGCGGGAGGTGACCGGTTTCGCCATCGGGGGGGTTCCCCCGGTGGGGCACGCCACGCGGCTCGAGGCCCTCATCGACCCGGACTTGCTGCAATACCCGCACCTCTGGGCTGCCGCCGGGACGCCCAAGGCCGTGTTTTGCCTTACGCCGGATGAGCTGCTGCGGCTCACCGGGGGCCGCATCGTGCCGATGAAGTGATGCCCGCCGGTCCTCACCTGGCTTTGAAGGAGCGGCGTTAGCGGATAAGCTATCCTCAAATGTTCCGCTTTTTTCGCCGAGCCGACGAGCACGTCAAACCCCAGGGGCCTAGCGCCTTCTTGGTGCGGGTGCGCACCCACAAGAGCGGGGAAGTCGTCGAGCTACGGCTGACCAAGGGCGGGGAGATCTCGCCCGATGAGAACGGTTATTACGTGCGCAAAACCATCATCGGCCCTAAGACCCTAGACCGCGCGGTGCTCGAGGTCTGGTTTGACCGGGGTTACCGCCCAACCCGCAAAAATGTGGAGGGCGGGGAATTGGTACCGATCCGGGAGTGGGATTGAGCGGGATTCGCTTTTCGGTAAGCTTGGTTGACGAAGTCCCTGCGTTAGCAGCGGAGCAGCCTGGTAAGCTAGGTGTATGTCAGCGCTGTGCGCTCGCTATGACAGGAGGTGGCTATGAAGCGTGAATCCCCAATATTCACCCTGGTGGGTGAGGCTACCCCTGGCCTTGGGGGCTTGATACGGGAACTCAAAGCGGTCTTAGAGGCTAAAGGGTATCGCTATGAAGAAAACCCCGACACCCCCCGGCTGGTGCTCAACCAGATCACCGCCGAGAACCCCCGGCCTTACCGACGCAAGGCCCAGGGCACCTTGGTGATCTCCTTTCTCGAGACCGCCCAGATGCCCCCCGACCCCATCGCCTCGCTCTACCCGTATCTGGTCAGGGCGCTTTCCAACCAGATGGTGCTTTATGTACCGGGCGAGGGGGCGCACTTTTTGACCCTCGAGCTGGGTCATTACCTGGAACCTGACGGTCCGGGCTTCGCCGAGCGGGTCTATGAGCGCATCCG
This window harbors:
- a CDS encoding M20 family metallopeptidase, which gives rise to MDALEYTQTHLPEFLADLEAFIRLEAPSHDLPGLRQVARWIVENFAPFGTLSQEETPNGPLLTLKRPGSGPKVLVLCHFDTVHPVGAFGWKLEGDWAFGPGVYDMKGGIVQLLWALRAAEALGLKLPSLEVLFTPDEEVGSLASRAAIEGAGKRNDLVLVLEAPMGNGDLKVARKGVGQYRLTAHGKAAHQGVEPEKGVNAIVELAHQIAQVVALQDWEKGTTLGPNVVQGGTVSNVVPDEAQVLIDLRVWQMGEAKRIEGALRALQPHLPGARLSLEGGINRPPMEPSEASLRLFERARRVGAQLGLNLGAGWVGGGSDGNFTAALGVPTLDGLGLFGADAHQKTERVAVSQIPQRVALLAGLLEDLVADV
- a CDS encoding integrase core domain-containing protein, translating into MQFTTVGREIWRGARQAQRLAEANASDPEVQERLRKLRLVKALRESKKSWKEIQDLVGISRATYHRWQKALKEKGLAGLKPRSRRPKHLRTKVHWTPGLLIRIETLRKENPTWGRWSIWLTLRKEGFQMSERTVGRILAYLEKHRRIESVAGYLARTQRGKLKRRVNRPYAKRKPRGYEARAPGDLVQVDTLTLTLGPGSMVKHFSAIDLHSRFVLAEVHSRATAKLSEGFLSLLLARAPFPIRAIQVDGGSEFMAEFEEACCALGIALFVLPPRSPKLNGHVERMQRTFKEEFYTRPLPTPLSELQAELDTYLDYYNRRRPHMALGGLAPLEFLAKMQEESVPQRVSNVLTDYNVYTK
- a CDS encoding antitoxin gives rise to the protein MATTKVFKSGNSQAVRIPKKFQFAEEEVEIFRRGDEIVLRPRKRSLAELIRGLPKASDDFFAEGRHDPSPQKQESLDESHQR
- a CDS encoding type II toxin-antitoxin system VapC family toxin, producing MKYLLHTDICIHLLRSQEVHLEPLERLTPGDVGMSAVTAGELIFGAYKSQRVEENLIAARALQEAIPVVALTTQTAEAYGLIRSVLERKGTPIGANDLWIAAHALSLGLTLVTRNTREFSRVEGLRVEHWL
- a CDS encoding YbaK/EbsC family protein; this encodes MKQLSPSAQKVQDVLRQRGFGHLEVLEHARSTRTAQEAADAVGTSVGQIVKSLIFKGAQSGKPYLLLVSGPNRVHEAKVAEVIGEPLERADPDFVREVTGFAIGGVPPVGHATRLEALIDPDLLQYPHLWAAAGTPKAVFCLTPDELLRLTGGRIVPMK